In Plutella xylostella chromosome 27, ilPluXylo3.1, whole genome shotgun sequence, one genomic interval encodes:
- the LOC105382945 gene encoding trypsin-7 — protein sequence MSSERIPSIKLPELQTRVNSKENENPVNLQGMDLSDLQHMSYMLKQLNSESDSEMVTQQQSSTECLYNYYMYGQKLDSPRSYAYWHEVMKPSGAESEIGYRIVGGQKNPIEQAPYQVQYGEYCGGSLVSPSWVLTAAHCGVKDNYISAGSTYSSRGTRYNVCAHFVPPGWEAPNKAHAMDFDYQLLLLETPVPVTSRSRPIAIGSEEDVQPGAMVQVTGWGHTSPENGYKQEILRRVLVPIMSDDQCRLAKHKFYKTITPQMFCAGYEHGSKDACQGDSGGPVVSPRGRLVGSVSFGMGCAAPRQPGVYADIAPARAWIRQVTGLPL from the exons ATGTCATCAGAACGCATCCCTTCCATAAAACTGCCGGAACTACAAACCAGAGTAAACTCCAAGGAAAACGAGAATCCAGTAAATCTTCAAGGAATGGACCTCAGCGACCTGCAACACATGTCCTACATGCTGAAACAACTCAATAGTGAAAGTGATAGTGAAATGG TTACACAACAACAGTCCTCAACAGAGTGCCTATATAACTACTACATGTATGGCCAGAAGTTGGACTCTCCGCGATCGTACGCGTACTGGCATGAAGTCATGAAACCTTCAGGCGCTGAAAGTGAGATCGGGTATAGGATAGTTGGAG GTCAAAAAAACCCGATAGAGCAAGCCCCGTACCAAGTGCAGTATGGTGAGTACTGCGGAGGCAGCCTTGTGTCGCCCAGCTGGGTGCTGACGGCCGCTCACTGCGG AGTCAAAGACAACTACATCTCAGCAGGCAGCACTTATTCCTCCAGAGGCACCAGATACAACGTCTGCGCGCACTTTGTGCCCCCTGGCTGGGAGGCGCCCAACAAGGCTCATGCCATGGACTTCGACTATCAGCTGCTGCTCTTAGAGACTCCTGTACCAGTGACCAGCAGATCCAGGCCGATAGCTATAGGGAGCGAGGAAGATGTGCAGCCAGGTGCGATGGTGCAGGTTACAGGATGGGGTCATACGAGCCCTGAG AACGGCTACAAGCAAGAGATTCTCCGTCGCGTCCTGGTCCCGATCATGAGCGACGACCAGTGTCGCCTCGCCAAACACAAGTTTTACAAGACAATTACACCCCAAATGTTCTGCGCTGGCTACGAACATGGCTCTAAAGATGCTTGCCAG GGTGACTCCGGCGGCCCGGTGGTGTCCCCCCGCGGGCGGCTGGTGGGCTCGGTGTCGTTCGGCATGGGCTGCGCGGCGCCGCGCCAGCCCGGGGTGTACGCGGACATAGCGCCAGCCAGGGCATGGATACGCCAAGTCACTGGTTTACCGTTGTGA